The window CTTGCAAACTACGCCGAACGAAGGAATGTGAAGAGCCTCGATGGGATCACTCTGGAGTTTCTTCGTGAATGGCTTTATGAATCAGCACAATCAGGGCTGAGCAAAACAACCCTTGCTCGTCGCTCGGCAAGCGTGCGCAGCTTCACAGCGTGGATGCGAAGGCAGGGGATCTCTGAAAATGATGCGGGAGCACGTCTGAAGTCGCCCAAGGCAGAGCAGTCCTTGCCTCGCGTAATCTCGATGCCACAACTGGATGAGATCTTTGAAGGTTTGGTGGAGGAAGCAAGCGAGGGCGAGCCCCTCGCACTGCGTGACCTCGCCATTATTGAATTGCTCTATGCCTCAGGCCTTCGCGTGTCAGAACTGGTGGGCTTGAGTATGGGGGATGTGGATCTCGATCGCCTCACAGTGCGCGTGATGGGTAAAGGTTCTAAAGAACGAGTAGTTCCCTTTGGTATTCCTGCAGCGTCTGCACTGACGGACTACCTCACTAGGTCGCGGAAGCTTTTGGTTGAGGGGAAGCCTGCAACCACAGCATTCTTTGTGGGAGCACGTGGCGGCAAGCTCAGTACCCGTGCTGTTTATGCGCTTGTTGCGTCATTGTTAGAGCCGTTAGGTGGCAGTGGTCCCGCAGGTCCACA of the Aurantimicrobium photophilum genome contains:
- a CDS encoding tyrosine recombinase XerC; this encodes MQLESALDGFIAYLGAERGYSEHTIKAYSSDLRDLANYAERRNVKSLDGITLEFLREWLYESAQSGLSKTTLARRSASVRSFTAWMRRQGISENDAGARLKSPKAEQSLPRVISMPQLDEIFEGLVEEASEGEPLALRDLAIIELLYASGLRVSELVGLSMGDVDLDRLTVRVMGKGSKERVVPFGIPAASALTDYLTRSRKLLVEGKPATTAFFVGARGGKLSTRAVYALVASLLEPLGGSGPAGPHALRHTAATHLLDGGADLRIVQEMLGHASMGTTQIYTHVSMERLTSSYQQAHPRA